Proteins from a genomic interval of Channa argus isolate prfri chromosome 11, Channa argus male v1.0, whole genome shotgun sequence:
- the chmp7 gene encoding charged multivesicular body protein 7 isoform X1, with product MSKSSETALPPEWDDDERMNFLFSDFKENRDVNTTDWDSKMDFWIALIIKTCRDRATVIVNLQDLSQTFRRKEKSPLGLATVIQSMARCGKIHRESEFAAHVDCGWLSWGVGLLLVKPLKWTFSTLLGSNRVPLEESFVVIELVKEKAAELLAVYRSSEFASRSILSFQELCALSSDVCADESTLCMALLQLQRDKQVTVSLHEGEKIVKFCQPDQDRVCPVSDVDIGIYHLQRSEKLLGERVEKLGLEADKCKEEARILLHEGKKSQALRCLRGRKRVEKRADNLFVKLESIRAILDRIAQSQTDKMVMQAYQAGVSALRLSLKDVTVERAENLVDQIQELCDTQDEVNQTISSGVTSTDEDIDELEEELKSLLEESKPDSFSGLPEVPANVLRPFGEPSLPGKDLLSSLPSVPHSHLHITSEQLEKELNLLTLTDSGFQPKKVTSPTKRFEPAQ from the exons ATGTCTAAGTCATCCGAAACGGCCCTGCCACCTGAATGGGACGACGACGAGCGGATGAATTTTTTATTCTCCGACTTCAAAGAGAACCGAGATGTCAACACAACGGACTGGGACAGCAAAATGGACTTCTGGATAGCTCTGATCATAAAGACCTGCAGGGACCGTGCCACCGTCATTGTCAACCTGCAGGACTTGAGCCAGACCTtcaggaggaaagaaaaatccCCACTGGGCCTGGCGACTGTAATCCAATCCATGGCCAG ATGTGGGAAGATACACAGGGAGTCGGAGTTCGCTGCCCATGTGGACTGCGGCTGGCTGTCCTGGGGTGTTGGTCTGCTGCTGGTCAAGCCTCTGAAGTGGACCTTCTCCACTCTCCTGGGGAGCAACCGAGTGCCTTTGGAGGAGTCTTTTGTTGTCATTGAACTAGTGAAG GAGAAAGCAGCGGAATTACTCGCAGTATACCGGAGTAGTGAATTTGCAAGCCGCtccattttgtcatttcaagAGCTCTGTGCCCTCTCCTCCGATGTTTGTGCTGACGAGAGCACCCTGTGCATGGCTCTCCTGCAGCTGCAGAGGGACAAACAAGTGACGGTTTCATTGCACGAAGGGGAGAAA aTAGTAAAGTTTTGTCAGCCTGACCAGGACCGTGTCTGTCCAGTCAGTGATGTGGACATAGGCATCTACCATCTACAGCGCAGCGAGAAGCTGCTGGGAGAGCGAGTAGAGAAACTGGGCCTGGAGGCCGATAA atgcaaagaagaagcaagGATTCTGCTGCATGAGGGGAAGAAATCACAG GCCCtgaggtgtttgagaggccgcAAAAGGGTCGAGAAGAGAGCAGACAACTTGTTTGTCAAACTTGAATCCATCAGAGCAATCTTGGACAGAATAGCCCAGTCACAGACAGATAAAATG GTTATGCAGGCATATCAGGCTGGAGTGTCTGCTCTGAGACTCTCTCTTAAGGATGTAACCGTGGAACGTGCAGAGAACCTTGTGGATCAAATCCAGGAG TTATGTGACACTCAGGATGAGGTGAACCAAACTATATCCAGTGGCGTGACTAGCACAG atgagGACATAGATGAGTTGGAGGAAGAACTAAAGTCTTTGTTGGAGGAGTCAAAGCCAGATTCATTCTCAGGTTTACCTGAAGTTCCTGCAAATGTTCTGCGACCCTTTGGGGAGCCGAGCCTCCCAGGTAAAGACCTGCTCAGTTCTCTGCCCAGTGTACCTCACAGCCACTTGCATATTACGTCTGAGCAGCTGGAGAAAGAATTGAATCTGTTAACTCTTACAGACTCAG GCTTTCAACCGAAGAAGGTGACGTCGCCAACTAAGAGATTTGAGCCTGCACAGTGA
- the chmp7 gene encoding charged multivesicular body protein 7 isoform X2, with translation MSKSSETALPPEWDDDERMNFLFSDFKENRDVNTTDWDSKMDFWIALIIKTCRDRATVIVNLQDLSQTFRRKEKSPLGLATVIQSMARCGKIHRESEFAAHVDCGWLSWGVGLLLVKPLKWTFSTLLGSNRVPLEESFVVIELVKEKAAELLAVYRSSEFASRSILSFQELCALSSDVCADESTLCMALLQLQRDKQVTVSLHEGEKIVKFCQPDQDRVCPVSDVDIGIYHLQRSEKLLGERVEKLGLEADKCKEEARILLHEGKKSQALRCLRGRKRVEKRADNLFVKLESIRAILDRIAQSQTDKMVMQAYQAGVSALRLSLKDVTVERAENLVDQIQELCDTQDEVNQTISSGVTSTDEDIDELEEELKSLLEESKPDSFSGLPEVPANVLRPFGEPSLPGFQPKKVTSPTKRFEPAQ, from the exons ATGTCTAAGTCATCCGAAACGGCCCTGCCACCTGAATGGGACGACGACGAGCGGATGAATTTTTTATTCTCCGACTTCAAAGAGAACCGAGATGTCAACACAACGGACTGGGACAGCAAAATGGACTTCTGGATAGCTCTGATCATAAAGACCTGCAGGGACCGTGCCACCGTCATTGTCAACCTGCAGGACTTGAGCCAGACCTtcaggaggaaagaaaaatccCCACTGGGCCTGGCGACTGTAATCCAATCCATGGCCAG ATGTGGGAAGATACACAGGGAGTCGGAGTTCGCTGCCCATGTGGACTGCGGCTGGCTGTCCTGGGGTGTTGGTCTGCTGCTGGTCAAGCCTCTGAAGTGGACCTTCTCCACTCTCCTGGGGAGCAACCGAGTGCCTTTGGAGGAGTCTTTTGTTGTCATTGAACTAGTGAAG GAGAAAGCAGCGGAATTACTCGCAGTATACCGGAGTAGTGAATTTGCAAGCCGCtccattttgtcatttcaagAGCTCTGTGCCCTCTCCTCCGATGTTTGTGCTGACGAGAGCACCCTGTGCATGGCTCTCCTGCAGCTGCAGAGGGACAAACAAGTGACGGTTTCATTGCACGAAGGGGAGAAA aTAGTAAAGTTTTGTCAGCCTGACCAGGACCGTGTCTGTCCAGTCAGTGATGTGGACATAGGCATCTACCATCTACAGCGCAGCGAGAAGCTGCTGGGAGAGCGAGTAGAGAAACTGGGCCTGGAGGCCGATAA atgcaaagaagaagcaagGATTCTGCTGCATGAGGGGAAGAAATCACAG GCCCtgaggtgtttgagaggccgcAAAAGGGTCGAGAAGAGAGCAGACAACTTGTTTGTCAAACTTGAATCCATCAGAGCAATCTTGGACAGAATAGCCCAGTCACAGACAGATAAAATG GTTATGCAGGCATATCAGGCTGGAGTGTCTGCTCTGAGACTCTCTCTTAAGGATGTAACCGTGGAACGTGCAGAGAACCTTGTGGATCAAATCCAGGAG TTATGTGACACTCAGGATGAGGTGAACCAAACTATATCCAGTGGCGTGACTAGCACAG atgagGACATAGATGAGTTGGAGGAAGAACTAAAGTCTTTGTTGGAGGAGTCAAAGCCAGATTCATTCTCAGGTTTACCTGAAGTTCCTGCAAATGTTCTGCGACCCTTTGGGGAGCCGAGCCTCCCAG GCTTTCAACCGAAGAAGGTGACGTCGCCAACTAAGAGATTTGAGCCTGCACAGTGA
- the ccdc92 gene encoding coiled-coil domain-containing protein 92 — MASANVTLENQLHSAQKNLLFLQQDHANTLKGLHAEINRLQQQCTDLTYELTMRSSDDSDSSEIRCKELQRRCEELEAQLKKKEEENTELLRDLEQKNAMISVLENTIKEREKKYLEELKMKSHKLAVLSGELEQRASTIAYLTSQLHATKKKLLAGSSSEASPNVSPVTSYKPTPPPAKDRQPETPRRRMKKSLSQPLHPELTEVYRLGPDGRRLVLREPVDAMPDPTPFLQSGRDSPEPQVVRERPAVIPPIPSDRSPAPPLGATASPRHSPARDRQYRAHVGVAHRIPHGTPSLAPPQAELETLAVDQVNEGKVVRKRSGADRTV, encoded by the exons ATGGCATCAGCAAATGTTACACTGGAGAATCAACTTCACAGTGCACAGAAaaacctcctcttcctccagcagGACCATGCCAACACACTGAAGGGGCTTCATGCAGAAATAAACAGGCTACAACAGCAATGCACAG ACCTGACATATGAGCTCACTATGAGAAGCTCTGATGACTCAG ACAGCAGTGAGATCCGATGCAAGGAGCTGCAAAGGAGGTGTGAGGAGCTGGAGGCCCAactgaagaagaaggaggaggagaacacAGAGCTGCTCAGGGACCTGGAGCAAAAGAATGCCATGATCTCTGTCCTGGAAAACACCATTaaggagagggagaagaagTACCTGGAGGAGCTTAAAATGAAGAGCCACAAGCTGGCGGTTTTGTCTGGTGAGCTGGAGCAGAGAGCGAGCACCATTGCTTACCTTACCTCACAACTTCACGCCACAAAGAAAAAGCTGTTAGCTGGCAGTTCCTCTGAAGCCAGCCCCAATGTCAGTCCCGTCACCTCATACAAGCCCACACCTCCACCAGCTAAGGACAGGCAACCCGAAACCCCTCGTCGTCGCATGAAGAAGAGCCTGTCCCAGCCTCTTCACCCAGAGCTGACAGAGGTGTACCGGCTTGGCCCAGACGGAAGGAGGCTGGTTCTGCGTGAACCAGTCGACGCCATGCCCGACCCCACACCTTTCCTGCAGTCTGGGAGAGACTCTCCTGAACCTCAGGTAGTCCGTGAACGCCCTGCTGTTATCCCTCCCATACCCTCTGATCGCTCCCCTGCCCCTCCCCTGGGTGCTACAGCCAGTCCTCGTCACAGCCCAGCACGGGACCGTCAGTACAGGGCTCATGTAGGTGTGGCGCACCGTATCCCACATGGCACCCCTTCCCTGGCTCCACCACAAGCAGAGCTGGAGACACTGGCAGTGGACCAGGTCAATGAGGGCAAGGTTGTGCGAAAGCGCTCAGGAGCTGACAGGACAGTTTAA